Proteins from a single region of Fundulus heteroclitus isolate FHET01 chromosome 12, MU-UCD_Fhet_4.1, whole genome shotgun sequence:
- the LOC118564779 gene encoding uncharacterized protein LOC118564779 isoform X2, translating to MPDVKAGGRTEVEVLLGMDTESPLLSFIKSSLPKMRDHEPLLQRLQDLGVEDLEDLSYLQESDPLSVLRPIEVRKLLSLLKKTSQQDVLGSPPSNQQFSRASTSTSPVTQSDEMHLSGGYSLETTSSSQSTRSSSKIPSEIIRKLETGNRPTKRNSTLAAENFMLSVDQTIVNGHIRIFSDALMLMFGSYYCMNISYPAAQASTLEFLQRCLFKINPDKGSKVERNATKRKLAVSPKVLILITRIADCEWRE from the exons ATGCCCGATGTCAAGGCTGGAGGAAGGACGGAGGTAGAAG TCCTCCTAGGCATGGATACAGAGAGCCCACTTCTGTCTTTCATCAAATCAAGTCTTCCTAAAATGAGAGACCATGAGCCTTTGTTGCAGCGTCTGCAAGATTTAGGAGTTGAGGACCTGGAAGACCTGAGCTACCTGCAGGAGAGTGACCCCCTTTCTGTCCTGAGACCAATTGAAGTCAGAAAGCTTCTGTCACTGCTCAAAAAGACAA GCCAACAAGATGTCTTGGGCAGTCCTCCGAGCAACCAACAGTTCAGCAGAGCCAGTACCAGTACAAGTCCAGTAACACAGTCTGACGAGATGCACCTTTCTG GTGGTTACAGCTTAGAAACTACAAGTTCATCGCAGTCAACACGTAGTTCAAGT AAAATTCCATCTGAGATCATCAGAAAGCTGGAAACGGGAAACCGGCCAACAAAAA GAAACTCGACTTTGGCAGCGGAGAATTTCATGCTGTCTGTGGACCAGACCATTGTGAATGGCCACATCAGAATCTTCAGTGATGCTCTTATGCTGATGTTTGGTTCGTACTACTGTATGAACATATCTTACCCAGCAGCCCAGGCATCAACTTTGGAGTTCTTACAGAG GTGCCTCTTCAAGATAAATCCAGACAAGGGATCAAAAGTGGAGCGGAACGCCACCAAAAGAAAACTTGCAGTCAGTCCAAAGGTTCTCATACTGATCACCAGAATTGCAGACTGCGAGTGGAGGGAATAA
- the LOC118564779 gene encoding uncharacterized protein LOC118564779 isoform X1, whose protein sequence is MPDVKAGGRTEVEVLLGMDTESPLLSFIKSSLPKMRDHEPLLQRLQDLGVEDLEDLSYLQESDPLSVLRPIEVRKLLSLLKKTSQQDVLGSPPSNQQFSRASTSTSPVTQSDEMHLSGGYSLETTSSSQSTRSSSVGITPRRKSDNSWHFKFQIPWQKIPSEIIRKLETGNRPTKRNSTLAAENFMLSVDQTIVNGHIRIFSDALMLMFGSYYCMNISYPAAQASTLEFLQRCLFKINPDKGSKVERNATKRKLAVSPKVLILITRIADCEWRE, encoded by the exons ATGCCCGATGTCAAGGCTGGAGGAAGGACGGAGGTAGAAG TCCTCCTAGGCATGGATACAGAGAGCCCACTTCTGTCTTTCATCAAATCAAGTCTTCCTAAAATGAGAGACCATGAGCCTTTGTTGCAGCGTCTGCAAGATTTAGGAGTTGAGGACCTGGAAGACCTGAGCTACCTGCAGGAGAGTGACCCCCTTTCTGTCCTGAGACCAATTGAAGTCAGAAAGCTTCTGTCACTGCTCAAAAAGACAA GCCAACAAGATGTCTTGGGCAGTCCTCCGAGCAACCAACAGTTCAGCAGAGCCAGTACCAGTACAAGTCCAGTAACACAGTCTGACGAGATGCACCTTTCTG GTGGTTACAGCTTAGAAACTACAAGTTCATCGCAGTCAACACGTAGTTCAAGTGTGGGTATCACACCTCGTCGAAAGTCTGATAACAGCTggcattttaaatttcaaattccTTGGCAGAAAATTCCATCTGAGATCATCAGAAAGCTGGAAACGGGAAACCGGCCAACAAAAA GAAACTCGACTTTGGCAGCGGAGAATTTCATGCTGTCTGTGGACCAGACCATTGTGAATGGCCACATCAGAATCTTCAGTGATGCTCTTATGCTGATGTTTGGTTCGTACTACTGTATGAACATATCTTACCCAGCAGCCCAGGCATCAACTTTGGAGTTCTTACAGAG GTGCCTCTTCAAGATAAATCCAGACAAGGGATCAAAAGTGGAGCGGAACGCCACCAAAAGAAAACTTGCAGTCAGTCCAAAGGTTCTCATACTGATCACCAGAATTGCAGACTGCGAGTGGAGGGAATAA